A genomic stretch from Chryseobacterium sp. SNU WT5 includes:
- a CDS encoding putative signal transducing protein, with product MSELVAIFQSSYLYEIEVAKTKLASREIPSYVKNEYVNNIAVFPMSQNYYLLVSERDFDAAEKILQENDDISEDEFLSDGNES from the coding sequence ATGTCAGAACTAGTTGCTATTTTCCAATCTTCTTACTTATATGAAATCGAGGTAGCCAAAACGAAACTCGCTTCTCGCGAAATCCCCAGCTACGTAAAAAATGAATATGTAAACAATATTGCGGTATTTCCTATGTCACAAAACTATTATTTATTGGTAAGCGAGCGAGATTTCGACGCTGCGGAGAAAATACTTCAAGAGAACGATGATATTTCTGAAGATGAATTTTTATCTGATGGTAATGAGTCTTGA
- a CDS encoding APC family permease, with translation MNKKLKLWDATMLVMGSMIGSGIFIVSSDMMRNLGSGYWLIAVWVITAIMTIAAAISYGELSSMFPKAGGQYTYITEIFGKMSGFLYGWGLFTVIQTGTIAAVAMAFGKFTAYLVPALNDSAPIFQNGGFKITWIQILAIGIILLLTYINSRGLKNGKILQDVFTSSKVIALLAIIVFGVIIVKNSNWAENMSFGWNAYQDFGNDVGNTLEPTGWKSIGSITLLGGIAAAMVGSVFSSVAWENVTFMSGEIENPKKNVVKAMVLGTIVVMTLYLLVNFVYLHALDRNGIAFADNNRPAVAASEVIFGSTGTIIMAILVMISTFGCINGLVLAGARVFQTMAKDGLFFKSAAENNVNNVPGKSLWMQGGWACILALSGQYGDLLDMISFIIVLFYMVTVFGVIYMRIKKPALERPYKTWLYPITPIIYLLIGTAFCVLLIIFKPQYTWPGFILILLGVPVYWFINRKKMS, from the coding sequence ATGAATAAAAAACTCAAACTTTGGGATGCAACCATGCTTGTTATGGGCTCTATGATTGGTAGCGGAATTTTTATAGTGAGTTCCGATATGATGCGGAACTTAGGTTCTGGCTACTGGCTTATTGCAGTATGGGTGATTACTGCCATCATGACGATCGCAGCAGCTATATCATATGGGGAACTCTCCTCTATGTTTCCGAAAGCTGGTGGTCAGTACACTTATATTACAGAAATATTCGGAAAAATGTCCGGGTTTCTTTATGGTTGGGGTTTATTTACTGTAATTCAAACGGGGACAATCGCCGCGGTGGCAATGGCTTTTGGAAAGTTTACCGCCTATTTAGTTCCCGCTTTAAACGATTCGGCGCCCATTTTTCAGAACGGAGGATTTAAAATTACCTGGATTCAGATTTTAGCGATTGGTATTATATTATTACTTACTTATATCAACTCGCGCGGATTAAAGAATGGAAAAATTCTACAGGATGTTTTCACTTCATCTAAAGTTATCGCTTTATTGGCAATAATTGTGTTTGGAGTTATTATCGTTAAAAATTCAAATTGGGCAGAAAATATGAGTTTTGGTTGGAATGCTTATCAAGATTTTGGGAATGATGTTGGCAATACTTTGGAACCAACGGGCTGGAAATCCATCGGAAGTATTACGCTTTTAGGAGGTATTGCTGCTGCTATGGTTGGCTCTGTATTTAGTTCGGTTGCTTGGGAGAACGTAACATTTATGTCAGGTGAAATCGAAAATCCTAAGAAGAATGTGGTAAAAGCGATGGTTCTGGGAACCATCGTAGTGATGACTTTATATCTCTTGGTGAACTTCGTTTATCTACATGCTTTGGATCGTAACGGAATTGCTTTTGCAGATAATAATCGTCCAGCGGTCGCTGCTTCGGAGGTTATTTTCGGAAGTACAGGAACCATCATCATGGCAATCTTAGTAATGATTTCCACTTTTGGATGTATTAATGGATTAGTGTTAGCTGGGGCCAGAGTTTTTCAAACGATGGCAAAAGACGGACTCTTTTTTAAATCGGCCGCTGAAAATAACGTTAATAATGTCCCCGGAAAATCGCTTTGGATGCAAGGAGGTTGGGCTTGCATACTTGCTTTGTCAGGTCAGTATGGAGATTTACTGGATATGATTTCATTCATTATTGTTCTATTCTACATGGTAACCGTCTTTGGAGTGATCTATATGAGAATCAAAAAGCCTGCGTTAGAACGACCTTACAAAACCTGGTTGTATCCAATTACACCCATCATTTATTTATTAATCGGCACCGCATTCTGTGTGCTCTTAATCATCTTTAAACCTCAATATACTTGGCCTGGTTTTATCCTGATTCTACTTGGAGTACCCGTTTATTGGTTTATTAACAGAAAGAAAATGAGCTGA
- a CDS encoding DUF4920 domain-containing protein, translated as MKKLAILITIILSTVIFAQATESKKVGPPAGNALVGDFYGSPISSKVEKSAISTKKLDQKLKKSGKAENVVVKGKVTEVCEKKGCWMTLETDNNEKFFVKMKDYAFFVPTALVGKTVILEGNAETKTISVDEQKHYAEDAKKSQAEIDAINKTQDETRFIANGIKVVN; from the coding sequence ATGAAAAAATTAGCAATTTTAATAACCATTATACTTTCGACAGTGATCTTCGCGCAAGCCACAGAATCGAAGAAAGTGGGCCCACCAGCCGGAAATGCCTTAGTTGGGGATTTTTATGGTTCACCTATCTCGTCTAAAGTCGAAAAAAGTGCAATTTCAACTAAAAAACTGGATCAAAAATTAAAGAAATCCGGAAAGGCAGAAAATGTAGTTGTGAAAGGAAAAGTAACTGAAGTATGTGAAAAGAAAGGTTGTTGGATGACCCTGGAAACAGATAATAATGAAAAGTTTTTTGTGAAAATGAAAGATTATGCATTTTTCGTTCCTACAGCGCTGGTAGGAAAAACAGTTATTCTTGAAGGAAATGCAGAAACTAAAACGATTTCGGTGGACGAACAGAAACATTATGCTGAAGACGCAAAAAAGTCACAAGCAGAAATAGATGCGATCAACAAGACTCAAGATGAAACAAGATTTATCGCCAACGGAATAAAAGTGGTCAATTAA